attttaaaaattaaaaattcactaatattattataataaccaaaaaaaattcaaatatatatatataaagatataaatatatattatctaaaaataataatatatatttatatctttatatctattaatatatatcatttggAAATAGTAATTCGTACCAATATGGGTTGGTTCAAACTGTTCGACTTATTCCCCTTCAATTGTGTCTTGGGTTCGAGTCttttgaatggaaaaaaatccATGCTGtaagagttttatcccttagtagGCCAAATCgactcgaattgaattagtcggggcTTATTGAGCTTTCAGATACCCTCATACACatcgaaaaaatattaatttatataaagatcctattaaaaaaaatattaatttaacttaaacaatttaaaagtttGTGACTTATCGAATATTCCATAATTAATAGCTATTCATTAGAAATTTCGTTCGAATattatcacaaaatatataaataaaaagaaaattcatttttattaaaaatattataaaaaattttaaaatagaaaatagatataattgttaaaagagaaaataacaCCTTATATTCCAACTTTTGAGGTGTATcttaattttatcatattctTTAAAATTACCTGAATATACATAATGATGGCATTgtgttccaaatctatctaGCCGTACCCTTTTTGTCAAAAATGGATGGAGAAGCATACGCAATTCAGTTAAGGGGATAACATGGTGGGATGGATTTCTTAAGAGATTACAAATGTTGGATATTTTcggataattttaaaagagtaggataaatttgagatACCTTTTAAAGGTGGAGATGTATGAGTAAATACTTGGTGTGTGTTACTCAATCACGTAGTAGTGTAATAtcgaataaaaatatatataagtgataaATAAGGCTCACAGTGGttacataaatttttatttatatgtattttgattgattattattcatttaaaatgaataagtaataagtattaaatatttaattgtgaTATATGGCGTTGTTTATTTTctcctataaaaaaaaaagaaaacaaaaagtgATTAAGGgagaaaatgaataatataatCCGAGTGACACCAGTAAGGGACAGGGTTGTCTTTTCCAGTCATTCGGCATCGGAGTTATCAAGAATATGGACAACCAAATGGCAAAAGAATGATGTCAGGGccaagaagatgaagaaggaaACTGCACACACggtgaaattaataaataattttaaagaaataataaataatttaagtAATTCAATTAATCCGTTTTAGaatagaagaagaaagaattagacaaccaggaagaagaagacagaaGGAAAAGTAGACAGacagaggaagaggaggaagaagaagcagaagaaggGAATATGGTGTGTTTACGTTTTGGTCTCTGACAGCAGCCACCACCGCCCCCTCTGACAACCTCCGGCCGCCTCTCTCGGGCtgctctgtgtgtgtgtgtctctctctctgaccAGCCAGCCCAGCCGCCTTAGCCATCTCCTACcttaactctctctctctctctccccgcCTTGTATGGTCCATCCCCTACTCCTTGTTTTTCTCATGTTCATTATTTTTGCTATTACTCCACTACTCGAGTTTCCAAATCTCGTCTCCACCTTTCCCTGGATTAATTATTCATCGTTCCATGCCGGTTGATAAAATATTTGCAAGTACCGGCGAATCCAGCATCCTTTTGCCGGACTTGTTCTCTCTAGCTTGTTGATCTTAGTCTATTGTTTGTGACTTTTTATGTATAGAGAGTATTGAACCAGAACACACCCTTAAAGTCTTTGAATCAAATATtgtttttgtgtgtgtgtgattttttttttggtttttttggtTGGGAATTGTTTTTAATTAAGAAGTTGTTCTTCTTATCTAAATTACTTCTTTCCAATTTCCTATCTCTTGCTttgagagaagagaagagaccCTTATCCCTTAAAAGATTTGAGTTGAGATCCCTCTATCTTATGAATATGGAAAGCGTGGTGAgtcttttgttttattgtatTTGCCCTATTTATTCCTGCAATTAATTTGTGTTTTAATTTGTGATCTCACTAGATATAAGATTTCCTAGGGCTTGCTTCAGATTTCATCCTAAATCCAGCTAGTTTCAGGTCATCACCCTCCCAGGTTTGATGTGCTCAATTCTTTTCCAGAAACCCGAACCCATTAGTCTGGCTCACGGATTAAACCTATTTTTCCCGTTCAGAGCCCTCGGTAATAAATACTAGCTGGTCTTACATGTGACTTTGCTACATCCGGTGGTTGTTGCCCAAATCGAGAATTTGTAGTTATAGAGGAGAGATGGATCAGTTCAGGAAAGAGGGTGGTAATAATACTCTTCGAGCGGGATCACCATCTGAAAGGAGGATGCAGCAGCATCAACAAAACCATCCTGGGGCCCGGCCAAACGCCCCGACTCACCCTCCGCCACCGCCTCAGCAGGGGCACAAGTGCCCTCGGTGTGACTCGACCAACACCAAGTTCTGCTACTACAACAATTACAGCCTCACACAGCCCCGGTACTTCTGCAAGGCCTGCCGCCGGTACTGGACCCAGGGCGGCACCCTCCGCAACGTCCCCGTCGGTGGAGGCTGCAGGAAGGGCTCTAAGCGTGCCAAGGCATCCACTGCCGCCACAACTTCTGCAGCTGCCTCCTCACGCGCTCAGCCACCACCAGGTACGGTCGCTCCACCGATCATGAGTAGTAATACCTCATATTACCCAAGCGGTGGTGGTGGCTTTTTGTCCTCCCTGGCAGCAATTCAGTCGTCCATTGGCCAGTCACCGCTTGATCTTGGTGGCAGTGGCTCCTCCGGTATGAATATCGGGTTCTTGCAAGGATTAGGGATCCTCCCTCCTTTAAGCTCACAAGCTCACTTGTTTAGAGCGCCTCCACCTCCTCCAGGCTTTTCAAATAATGAGTGGGTCAATACTCAAGGGTTTATGAGCAATCTTGGTTCTAATAATGACAACCCCAGCGGTAACATTGCTGGCTCGGCTGATTCCACCAGCTTTTGGAGTCCTAACAGAACAAGCGGCGGTGCCACCAACTCCGCCGCCACCGGTGACAGAGACAGTGCCGGAGAAGGGACTTCAATGAATCCGAACCAGTGGCTGGGTCTCCCAGGGTACGGTCCACCTCAGTGAGATCATTAAGATATGTCATGCCCACCTGGGATCGGAGAAGTAAGTTTTATTTCTCTTTGGAGCAGGTCACGTATTGGGTTAGCACATTGACCAGGGTTGCATCAGATTCAATGTGCTAACCTGATACAGCTGATCCATGAGATACTTTTTCGACTTTCGGCTCGTGATTCAATGACAGTTATAGTTGGAGGAAAATTCTTTATGTTATAATAGGGAGGGGAGTTTGGTTGAATCAAAAAGGTTGAAGACGCATTGTCAACATGAATAGTTAGCTAGCTAGTTAGTCTTTGAATTAAGTTCAACAGGAAATTTGACATGGGATAATCTCTTTAATTTCTCTCCCCTTTTCTGGTTATCTTTTGTGTTCATGGATGTTTTCATAGAGGAACATACAATGTTATTATAGGACACTATTGAATTATTGGTTGCCCTTTATTGTATTGTAGAGAGAGGATTTA
The sequence above is drawn from the Punica granatum isolate Tunisia-2019 chromosome 5, ASM765513v2, whole genome shotgun sequence genome and encodes:
- the LOC116209341 gene encoding dof zinc finger protein DOF1.6-like codes for the protein MDQFRKEGGNNTLRAGSPSERRMQQHQQNHPGARPNAPTHPPPPPQQGHKCPRCDSTNTKFCYYNNYSLTQPRYFCKACRRYWTQGGTLRNVPVGGGCRKGSKRAKASTAATTSAAASSRAQPPPGTVAPPIMSSNTSYYPSGGGGFLSSLAAIQSSIGQSPLDLGGSGSSGMNIGFLQGLGILPPLSSQAHLFRAPPPPPGFSNNEWVNTQGFMSNLGSNNDNPSGNIAGSADSTSFWSPNRTSGGATNSAATGDRDSAGEGTSMNPNQWLGLPGYGPPQ